The DNA region GCGCCTTTGGTCGCCGAATAATCCAGCAGCTGCGGGTTTCCTTTATAAGCGGTCACCGATGCCGTATTGATAATGGCGCTGCCTTTTTTCAAATGGGGCAAGGCCGCTTTGGTCAAATAAAACATCGAAAAAATATTCGTGCGGAACGTCCTCTCCAGCTGCTCGGCCGTAATTCCTGAAATATCCTGCTGCGGGTGCTGCTCCGCCGCGTTGTTGATCAGAATATCAAGGCCGCCGAGCCCGTCCACCGCCCGCTTGACCGCTTCCCTTGCGAAAGATTCGTCGCCGATATCCCCGGAAATCAGCAGGCATTTGCTTCCTTCCTGCTCGATCTCTTTTTTCGTCGCCTCCGCATCGCCGTGCTCGTTCAAATAGACGATCGCCACGCCGGCTCCCTCTTTGGCGTAAGCCACCGCAACCGCCCGTCCGATGCCGCTGTCGCCGCCGGTGATCAGCGCCACCTTGCCTTTCAGCTTGCCGGCCGCTTTGTACGTTCCTTCATATACCGGGCGGGGATACATGTCCGCTTCGACGCCGGGCTGCTGATTTTGATGCTGGGGAGGCATCGTTTGCTTGCTCTGTCCAAGGTCCATCCTGGCACTCTCCTTTGCCGTGTTGTCGACTATTCCTCATAGAGGTTGTTCGCGCACTTATAGGATAGACCCGTACCGGCGAGCTTATGCCCTTCCCCCTTTGTTAAAACACAATGCCAAAGCGTTTGAGAAACCACGTTTCGTCGTGCTGCCGGCGAAGCGCATACTTCCGCCTTCTTTCCTCCGTCAACTCCCGCAACTCCCGCAGCTCCCGCTCGTCCCCGCCTTCGCGGCCAAAAACCTCTTCTACCAACTGCCGGCAAAACGAGATTTGGGGTTCCGAGAAATGCAAACAGGCCAGCATCATCAGATCCCGTCCCCAGCGTTCCCCGCTATGATCGTAAGGAAAATTTTGCCGAAAAACCTGAACGAGGGACACCTCCGGAACATAACGGCAGGTCCCTCCCAGCAGCCACATTCTAAACGAAAATTCCGCGGTTTCCAGCTCTTTGCCGGCAAATCCGTCCTCCATCCCGCCTATCTCCTGAAACCGGTCCTTCCGGATGGCAAAACATTCCCAGGACAACCACGGCAAGTCCATCTTATCTTCCGCAACGGCCGGATAACTTCGGATGGATTTAAGCCATCCCGAAACGATTTCCGTCTTGGGCGACACGGAACGCTCATGCATAACAAAGGAAGGCGAACAGCAATCGGCTTCTCCCTTAAAGAGCGGGTCAAGCAGCGCCTCCATCCACCCGTCATCGTAATACAGATGTGCCCCGCAAAAGATCAGGTAATCTCCGGCGGCATGCGCGGCGCCGAGATTTCGAGCCGACACCCCGGCCATGCCCTTCAGGCGTTTGAACGGTTTCTCAAAGCGGTAACCCAGCAAAAAATCGCAACATCCATCCACCGAGCCTTCATCGACGATGATTACTTCATATGGAAGCGAGGTGCGCGACACCTTAAGCGACTCCATCGTCGTGTAGAGATCGACTCCGTTGTTTTTTACGGTAATAATAATCGATACGGTCTTTGATTCGCTAGACATCATATAAGCTCCTTAAAAATGGGTATTATTTATAAATTATTGTAAATCAGTAAAGACTATGATTCCATAATAACCCAATTCATACTTTCAGTAAACCCAAACAAAACACTTAGTTTATTATCTTTCCCTTTAGTTCTCACTATGGTAAATACAGGAGGGGTTTTATGGACTACGAGGCATTAGGGAAAAGGCTGCGCCAGGAACGGCATAAAATGCACTTGACCCAGGAGAAACTCGCCGAAAAAATCGAGGTTTCGGACGCATACATAGGACAGATTGAACGAGGCGAACGCAGTTTATCTTTGGAAACGCTCGTGAAGCTTGCTAACCAATTGGGAGTTACCGTCGATTATTTGCTCCATGATTCGCTGGAAATCAGCGATGACCATTTTATGGATCAAATTCAGCAAATCATGGCTGGCCGCACCTCAAAAGAGAAACAGCTCGCGCTGGATATCTTGAAGCTGATGTTCACCCATCTGGATGAATTGCAGAAGGAAACGAAAGATCCTTCATAAGACCGCTATTTAGCAAACAAAGACCTGCCGGGTAGTTCCGGCAGGTCTTTGTTTGCGGATTTAGATAATGGTGCTGAACACCATAAAAAACGAAATGACGAGCACGGCTACGGCCAACACCGCGCTTAATGTGCGCAGTTTGCCTTCTTCGGCCGTAATCGGTTTGTTCTGGCGAATACCCTCAAGCGCGAGACGCAGCGGCTTGCCCATAATCCCGCTAAGCGCGCCGATGGCCAGGAACAATAAGACGATGACGATCATCCAAGGCACCGAATAGTCGCCCTGACCGATCAAATACCCGCCCGTCAAAAGCTGAAGAATCAGGCCAAATTGCGCAAATCGGTTCAACGTTCTTACGGCCGATACGGTGCCTTCCTGCCCGGCGAGCGACAATTTGCCCAGCGTACCCAGCACAAACGGCAAAACCAAATAAAAGCCGAGCGCCAAAGCCCCGATAATATGTAGGAATAACATGACCTGATACATTAACACAACCGCCTTTCAACGTCAATTACATTTATTATAAACTATTATAAAAATAAATGGAACGGCTGTTGGGAAGGGCTTAAATTTAGTAGAGAAGGGTCAAGGCAGTCGCTTCACCGTCTAGCTGATTTTGCCTTTTTCCTGCGTAACCGAGCCTTTGCCCCAGGATGACGAACCACGGATAAGCCGCCAGCCTTCTAGTCTAACGCCGACTCTTAAGGTTACCCCTTTCTGCCCCCAAATTTTCCCTTTCATCCCGCGGCGAGTATGATAAAATGATCTGTGGCCCTTGGGCATGCCCTTGGCAGGCAGCGGCTCAACTTAATTATGACAAGCAAGGGAGTAATGATTGTGAAGTTTTTGCAGGATTCGCGGCTAACCTCGTATTGGAATCCTTACGCGGCGATCGGGCTGGCCGGTCTGCTTAGCGCCGTATATTTTGGGATTACCGGGACAGTGTGGGCTGTGACGGGCGAATTCACCCGCCTTGGAGGACATGTTCTTCAGCTGTTCGGCGCGGATCTCTCGGATTGGGCTTATTTTCAGCTCGTTCCGATGAAAGGAACAACCTTCAGCCGGACGGACGGGTGGATCGTCTGGGGAATGTTTATCGGCGCGCTCATCATGATTTTGCTCAGCAACAATTTTAAAATTCGCGTCCCCAGGCAGAAGCGCCGCTATGTACAGGGCTTTATCGGCGGGATCATCGCAGGTTTCGGCGCCCGCCTGGCGTTAGGCTGCAATTTGGCCGCCTTCTTCACCGGCGTTCCGCAGTTCTCCTTTCACTCCTGGATCTTTATGATCGCTACGGCGCTTGGCACTTACGGAGGCGTGAAAATCGTCAATTGGGCCTGGTGGAAAGGCAGGCCCATGCTGACCAAAGGCAACGCCGCTTCCCCGGCCGCAGTCTCCCGCACGGTACAGCCACTGATCGGTATCGTGCTGGCGCTCGGCTACGCGGGACTCATCGTTTATTTCTTCATCACCGGCCGGACTATGCTCGGCGTGGCCGCTGCTTTCGGCGCTGCTTTCGGGATCTTGATCGAGCGGGGGCAAATCTGCTTCACCTCGGCGTTTCGCGATCTGTGGATCAGCGGCCGCGCGACGATGACCAAAGCCATTATCATCGGGATGGCGATCAGCACAGTCGCTACACTGATCATTTTGCTGGTCTGCGGAATGGACCCGATCACCAAAATTTCCGCTCCAAGCACATTCGTCGGCGGCGTGCTGTTCGGCATCGGCATCGTCCTGGCCGGCGGCTGCGAAACGGGGATGATGTACCGGCTGATGGAAGGCCAGATCGTATTTCTTCCCGTCTTCGCCGGCAACATCATCGGCGCCACGGCTCTGGCCTACGCCTGGGATCACCTTGGCGTCTACAATGCGCTGGTGAAGAACGGAGCGAAAATCAATCTGCTCGAAGCGATGGGACCGGGACCGGCGTTGCTCGCAACGCTCGCCGTGCTGGCCGCCGGAAACCTGATTGCGGCTTATTGGAACAAGCATTACCGCTTCGGCAGCGGACTCAGGAACCGGCTTCGCCGTCCAAACCTTTAGGGCGACGCGCCGTTTACCTTGTCGTCTATTTTAGTCGTCTATACAACCCAATAAAGGAGGCAATAAGCATGTCGGTTGAATTAACTGTTGATTACACGCTGGATGTCAGAGGGGAATCATGCCCCTACCCGGTGATATATACGCTGGAGACGCTGCGGGAAATGACCAAGGGGCAGCTGCTGCTCGTGATCGCGGATTGCCCGGCCGCCTTCCGCAACGTGCCGGAAGAGGTCGTCAAGCATGGCTATGCTTTGGAGCAGGAACCTGTCCTGGAAGGCCGGGAAATGCGGTTTTACATTCGGGCATGAGCAAAATCGGCCGGTTGCCGTTAGGCAGCCGGCTTTTTTATCGCGTCTTGGTGCTCCTGCCTGCTGCCTGCCTTTGCACGATTATCCCTTTTGTTCATGGAGCAGGGAGCAGGGGGGGCTAGAGCAAGGGTTCCAAAAAAAGTGAGAAGAAAAGATCAAAAAAGATAGGAAAAAAATGAGGCGGTTCAGGTGAGATTTTCGGCTTGATAAGGGAACGAATGTTTGGTATAATGAAATAAATGGAACTTGTGTTCGTATATTCTTGATTCGGGGGCGAGCAAACATGGAGATCAATGCGGGAACGGAACTTCAACCATTCAGCAGCCGTTTTAACAGCGAGCAGGACTGCATGGAGGCGCTAATCGCGATGAAGTGGCCAAACGGCTTCGTCTGCCCGCGCTGCGCTCACACCCGGTGCAGCCGTCTGACTTCCCGGCATATCCCTTTGTTCGAGTGCGGAAATTGCAAGCATCAAACATCGCCTTTGGTCGGCACGATTTTTGAAGGAACGCATCTGCCCCTGGTGAAGTGGTTCCAGGCCCTGGAGTTGTTCTTGCTCCCTGACGGCATCTCGGCGCTGCGGCTCCGCCAGGTGATCCGGGTCACCTACAAGACCGCCTGGTCAATGCTGCACAAAATACGCCATGCCGTAGGGGAGTTCGATGCCCGGGAACTGCTCTCCGGAGACGTGAAGGTGAATAGCGATCAGTACGGGCGTAATCCGTCCCGGTGTCAGCTTTCGCATCCGTACGCCTCGGCGGTCGTAGCGGGCTGCACGGTCACGGAGTCGGGCGAGCTGGAACAGGTCAAAATCCGCCTGGTGCCGTATAAGCGGGGAAGCGAAGAAAGGGCAAGCCGTCACAATCTAATCGCGTTTATTGGCGGGCATGTGGATGTCCGTACATCGGCGGTGCAGTCGTTCCCTCAAGCCTTTCGGCTGTATGCTCCCTTGCGGAGAGTGGTGAGAGAGGCGTGGGAATCGCTGAAGAGTACGTATGGAGCCTTAGGACTAAAGCATCTGCAGGCGTATCTGAACGAGTACACCGGACGCCGCCGGCTGCGCCTGCAAGAAGAAAGGCCCGGAGCGGAAGAAACGATGCGGCAGAAGTTACTGCGCATGTGTGTGGCGATTCCGGCGATCCCTTACCGCCGGCTGATCGCGCGCCAACCGAACCAGCCCCTTGCGGCTGCGGCCTGATCGAGACGCTATAACGGTGGGGGTTACTTGATGCGGATCAACTTAATGGGTAGGGGTTAGCATGAACTGTGCGGGCATTGCTGCAGATGGAAGGGTTCAGGCAACAGCAAAATTACGATCTTTTCGTTTTCTTGGCGTCTTGCCTTGATCTCCTGTCTTGGTCTCTTGTCCGGTCTGTTTCACCTCCCCTAAACCTGATTCCTTCTCCTAAGCCCGTCTAAATTATCTCGAACCTATCTGCTCCTCTACCAAGTATTTTCTTCTCCCGAGTTTGTCTGTTTCTCTGCTACCTGATCAACTCTCTGCTACCTGATCAAAGGGGATAATCGTGCAAAGTCTCCGGACAGCGAGTGTTGATCTGCCGCCCACCCCACTTCCCTATCCTCAAGCTTTCAACGCCCTTCCGTGGTTCTTGCCACGATCGGTTTTCGACTTGACTGGCAAGGCAAGCAAGGATTATAAGGTTGAGCCAGACACCTCTTCTGTCCGCCCCTCTTAATTCTTTGAACACCTTCAATTCAGGGACTCAAGCTGATTTTTGCTCTGCGAGAAAGTTGAGTTATAAATCCTTAATCTTAAAAAAACCGCCCAGTTTTAAATGGGCGGGTTTTAAGGGCAGAAATAAACAGTGGATTATCCAACGATCAACCTTTCACGACCGCAATTATGCTTCTGACGGAGGCGGCGGATTGGTCGAGCGCGGCTTTTTCCTCGGCTGTCAAGGCAAGCTCGAACACCTTTTCGATGCCGCCCCCGCCAAGAACGACCGGCACGCCCATGAACAAATTGTCGTAGCCGTATTCGCCTTCAAGCAAGGCGATCACCGGCAATATCCGCTTCTTGTCCTTGAGAATCGCTTCGGTCATCCGCACCAGCGACGCCGCAGGTGCATAATAAGCGCTGCCGTTGCCAAGCAGGCTGACGATTTCGCCGCCACCGGCGCGCGTCCGCTGTACGATCGCTTCGATGCGGTCCGGCGGGAGCAGTGTGTCGATAGGAATCCCGCCGACGCTGGAATAGCGCACGAGCGGGACCATGTCGTCGCCATGGCCGCCAAGCACAAAACCGCGCACATCTTCCACGGAAACGTTCAGCTCTGCGGCGATAAACGTGCAGTACCGGGCCGTATCGAGGACACCGGACTGGCCGATGACGCGGTTTTTCGGAAAACCGAGCGTTTGGTAAGCCACGTAAGTCATCGCGTCCACCGGGTTGCTGAGGATAATGACCGTGGCATCCGGGCAGTAATTCTTCACGTTTTCGCATACAGAGCGGACGATGGTCGCGTTCGTGTTGACGAGATCGTCCCGGCTCATCCCGGGTTTACGGGCGATCCCCGCCGTAATGATAACGATGTCGGAGCCGGCCGCATCCTTGTAGGAGGAAGTGCCGACGATCCGGCTGTCGACCCCTTGAACCGGGCCGGCCTCGAGCATATCAAGCGCTTTGCCCTTCGTTGGGCTTTCCAACTGCGGAATGTCAACCAGCACAACGTCCCCAAGTTCCTTTTGCGCGAGCATAAACGCCGTGGTTGCGCCGGTAAAACCGGCGCCGACAACGGTTATCTTTTTGCGTTGGATAGCCATGCGGGGGCCTCCCTACATGTTTTTGATCACTTCATCGGCAAACTCGGAGCATTTCACCTCTTTGGCGCCATCCATCAGGCGGGCGAAGTCATAGGTTACCGTCTTATTGTTAATCGAAGTTTCCAGTCCTTTGTAAATGAGGTCAGCCGCTTCCTGCCATCCGAGATGCTCAAGCATCATGACGCCGGACAAAATGACGGAGCCCGGGTTCACGACGTCCAGATCGGCGTATTTCGGCGCCGTGCCGTGCGTCGCTTCAAAGATCGCATGCCCGGTAACGTAGTTGATGTTCGCCCCCGGCGCGATCCCGATGCCGCCCACTTGCGCAGCCAAAGCGTCGGACAAGTAATCGCCGTTCAGGTTCAGCGTGGCGATGACGTCAAAGTCGGTCGGGCGCGTCAGCACCTGCTGCAGCGCGATGTCGGCAATGGCGTCCTTCACGATGATTTTGCCGGCTTCCTGGGCGGCCTTTTGCGCTTGATTCGCCGCTT from Paenibacillus macerans includes:
- a CDS encoding SDR family oxidoreductase; the protein is MDLGQSKQTMPPQHQNQQPGVEADMYPRPVYEGTYKAAGKLKGKVALITGGDSGIGRAVAVAYAKEGAGVAIVYLNEHGDAEATKKEIEQEGSKCLLISGDIGDESFAREAVKRAVDGLGGLDILINNAAEQHPQQDISGITAEQLERTFRTNIFSMFYLTKAALPHLKKGSAIINTASVTAYKGNPQLLDYSATKGAIVSFTRSLSMNLAGSKGIRVNAVAPGPIWTPLIPSTFDAKQVAEFGGTTPMQRPGQPEEVAPAYVFLGSEDSSYMSGQVLHVNGGEIVGG
- a CDS encoding glycosyltransferase family 2 protein — translated: MSSESKTVSIIITVKNNGVDLYTTMESLKVSRTSLPYEVIIVDEGSVDGCCDFLLGYRFEKPFKRLKGMAGVSARNLGAAHAAGDYLIFCGAHLYYDDGWMEALLDPLFKGEADCCSPSFVMHERSVSPKTEIVSGWLKSIRSYPAVAEDKMDLPWLSWECFAIRKDRFQEIGGMEDGFAGKELETAEFSFRMWLLGGTCRYVPEVSLVQVFRQNFPYDHSGERWGRDLMMLACLHFSEPQISFCRQLVEEVFGREGGDERELRELRELTEERRRKYALRRQHDETWFLKRFGIVF
- a CDS encoding helix-turn-helix domain-containing protein; translation: MDYEALGKRLRQERHKMHLTQEKLAEKIEVSDAYIGQIERGERSLSLETLVKLANQLGVTVDYLLHDSLEISDDHFMDQIQQIMAGRTSKEKQLALDILKLMFTHLDELQKETKDPS
- the yedE gene encoding selenium metabolism membrane protein YedE/FdhT, producing MIVKFLQDSRLTSYWNPYAAIGLAGLLSAVYFGITGTVWAVTGEFTRLGGHVLQLFGADLSDWAYFQLVPMKGTTFSRTDGWIVWGMFIGALIMILLSNNFKIRVPRQKRRYVQGFIGGIIAGFGARLALGCNLAAFFTGVPQFSFHSWIFMIATALGTYGGVKIVNWAWWKGRPMLTKGNAASPAAVSRTVQPLIGIVLALGYAGLIVYFFITGRTMLGVAAAFGAAFGILIERGQICFTSAFRDLWISGRATMTKAIIIGMAISTVATLIILLVCGMDPITKISAPSTFVGGVLFGIGIVLAGGCETGMMYRLMEGQIVFLPVFAGNIIGATALAYAWDHLGVYNALVKNGAKINLLEAMGPGPALLATLAVLAAGNLIAAYWNKHYRFGSGLRNRLRRPNL
- the yedF gene encoding sulfurtransferase-like selenium metabolism protein YedF: MSVELTVDYTLDVRGESCPYPVIYTLETLREMTKGQLLLVIADCPAAFRNVPEEVVKHGYALEQEPVLEGREMRFYIRA
- a CDS encoding transposase, which codes for MEINAGTELQPFSSRFNSEQDCMEALIAMKWPNGFVCPRCAHTRCSRLTSRHIPLFECGNCKHQTSPLVGTIFEGTHLPLVKWFQALELFLLPDGISALRLRQVIRVTYKTAWSMLHKIRHAVGEFDARELLSGDVKVNSDQYGRNPSRCQLSHPYASAVVAGCTVTESGELEQVKIRLVPYKRGSEERASRHNLIAFIGGHVDVRTSAVQSFPQAFRLYAPLRRVVREAWESLKSTYGALGLKHLQAYLNEYTGRRRLRLQEERPGAEETMRQKLLRMCVAIPAIPYRRLIARQPNQPLAAAA
- the mdh gene encoding malate dehydrogenase produces the protein MAIQRKKITVVGAGFTGATTAFMLAQKELGDVVLVDIPQLESPTKGKALDMLEAGPVQGVDSRIVGTSSYKDAAGSDIVIITAGIARKPGMSRDDLVNTNATIVRSVCENVKNYCPDATVIILSNPVDAMTYVAYQTLGFPKNRVIGQSGVLDTARYCTFIAAELNVSVEDVRGFVLGGHGDDMVPLVRYSSVGGIPIDTLLPPDRIEAIVQRTRAGGGEIVSLLGNGSAYYAPAASLVRMTEAILKDKKRILPVIALLEGEYGYDNLFMGVPVVLGGGGIEKVFELALTAEEKAALDQSAASVRSIIAVVKG